The proteins below are encoded in one region of Stieleria sp. JC731:
- a CDS encoding neutral/alkaline non-lysosomal ceramidase N-terminal domain-containing protein has protein sequence MPQPRLLFGCVLFVFVVTGSHVWSQSATQSNTVFRVGLAKVDITPSERIRMSGYGNRDHPSEGIQTRLFARAIAIAEQDNPSGSPAILITVDNIGFSAKLSDEVAAAIKARHNIPRNRIAISCTHTHAGPSLNQKLANIFSTPLTESESEVVSRYVTTLRAKVVEAANRAIADLSPAKLSYAQGQATFAANRRVLQDGRWTGFGVQANGPVDHRVPVLKITGQDNQLRGVVFNYACHCTTLGGDYYQINADWAGYATTNIENANEGVIALCTIGCGADANPSPRGTVQLAKAHGDTLAGEVQRVISTDMMQTIDQSLITGFDYAALSFDLPTKEELELRLGESNPQARRHAQQLLKTYQQKGRLPATYPVPIQAWQFGDQLCMVFLGGEVVVDYANRLRSTINANNLWISAYSNDVMGYVASERMRAEGGYEYDRSGIYYGLPGPWASGSEDLLINQVAKLVNHGGRAEALSPDDSAQKIQVSPGYEVQLVASEPLVKDPINLAFDTTGRVWVVEMGGYPETEEDGRIRILEDRDGDGIFDHAITFLDGLSFPTGVLPYKDGALVCAAPQILYARDTNGDGQADHTETLYDNFRLANPQHRVGGFSYGLDHSYHLSAGDNLGELSSHITGKTINASGHDIKIFPDTGNIETTSGRTQYIRSRDDWGHWFGNHNSNPMYHYPIEDADLSRNLNASFGQGTHSLFTPAIAPPVFPRSSAEERFNDLFAANRFTSACSSIVAQSPAFDSSGNPSIFVCEPVHNLVHRSELVVQGPTFKARRSPGEQQSEFLSSTDPWFRPVRVTVGPDGMLWVVDMYRAVIEHPEWIPDSWQASLNVRAGDDCGRIYRIVPKATPNSSKRSITTSRQIPNSIDELIQCLRSPVGPRRDLAQQKLIELASNKRQADSCIEQLKASFDAPNSTSHSKLHSLWILLHLDALPEGFLQSTLADTDPQLRSASIRVLRASIAKSPNTASPYHDALSKLVQDESLDVALQAVLAIGDLKDKDTQANALTLAAQRTDLDDWLVTAIASSANHVSPTVLENVLQSIIQKIVTVSQPRLSLIEQLIEMRSEISEDSATLITQVLAESTLDLKVRFRLADSLINKSQSQRSTISQAIIKLQSQAQSIATDRSRDDNLRCDAIRLLDESKQTRAKLLQLISLHEPSSVQCAAISQLAKNQDPSSLDLLFDQLDSMSLEVRTNFLAQVLQHRKGPTLLLDALESKRISVHDIPLAFQQQLIQSGSRSSKVRASRLLGNPDSAKRKDVVQRYLKEVSQTEKRADQLDVGKQLFNQHCAVCHQPKNDQLAIGPNLASLSDRSAKSIVPAIFDPNRALDPKYQSYLIETQDGRVLTGVIESELADVLNLAQADGTRLQVRRGNIESMKNSGISIMPEGFENLIAPRQIEALIEYIQSL, from the coding sequence ATGCCTCAGCCTCGACTGCTTTTTGGTTGCGTACTTTTCGTGTTCGTTGTGACCGGCTCTCACGTCTGGTCGCAATCGGCAACGCAATCCAACACGGTGTTCCGAGTCGGTTTGGCTAAAGTTGACATTACACCATCCGAACGCATTCGGATGTCTGGCTACGGCAACCGTGATCATCCCAGCGAAGGCATCCAAACACGTTTGTTTGCACGCGCGATCGCGATTGCCGAACAAGACAATCCCTCTGGCTCGCCGGCGATCCTGATCACGGTCGATAACATCGGTTTCTCGGCAAAACTTAGTGATGAAGTCGCCGCAGCAATTAAAGCCCGACACAACATCCCGCGAAATCGAATCGCGATCTCCTGCACGCATACGCATGCTGGCCCAAGTCTGAACCAGAAGTTGGCGAATATTTTCTCTACGCCACTGACAGAATCGGAAAGTGAAGTGGTTTCTCGATACGTCACGACGTTGCGTGCCAAAGTCGTCGAAGCGGCCAACCGAGCGATCGCAGATTTGTCACCGGCCAAGCTTTCGTACGCACAAGGCCAAGCCACCTTCGCAGCCAACCGCCGTGTTTTGCAAGACGGACGCTGGACCGGGTTTGGTGTTCAAGCCAATGGACCGGTTGATCATCGAGTCCCCGTTTTGAAAATCACTGGCCAAGACAATCAGCTACGTGGCGTGGTGTTCAATTACGCCTGCCACTGCACCACTCTTGGTGGAGACTATTACCAAATCAACGCTGACTGGGCAGGCTACGCGACGACCAACATTGAAAACGCAAACGAAGGCGTGATCGCCTTGTGCACGATCGGTTGCGGTGCTGACGCCAATCCCAGCCCTCGTGGGACCGTGCAGCTGGCTAAGGCTCACGGTGATACATTGGCAGGTGAAGTCCAGCGAGTCATTTCCACAGATATGATGCAGACGATCGATCAATCGCTGATCACTGGATTTGACTATGCCGCCTTGTCATTTGACCTGCCGACGAAAGAAGAACTCGAACTGCGACTCGGCGAGAGTAATCCCCAAGCTCGGCGTCACGCTCAGCAGTTGTTGAAAACCTATCAACAAAAGGGTCGACTGCCGGCAACTTACCCAGTTCCAATTCAAGCTTGGCAGTTTGGCGACCAGCTCTGCATGGTCTTCCTTGGTGGGGAAGTCGTTGTCGATTATGCGAATCGATTGCGCAGCACGATCAACGCCAATAACCTCTGGATTTCAGCCTATTCGAATGACGTCATGGGATACGTTGCCAGTGAACGCATGCGTGCCGAAGGCGGATACGAATACGATCGGTCGGGAATTTACTATGGACTGCCTGGGCCCTGGGCATCTGGTAGCGAAGACCTTTTGATCAATCAAGTCGCGAAGCTGGTCAATCATGGCGGCCGTGCCGAAGCATTGTCCCCTGACGATTCTGCGCAGAAGATCCAGGTCAGCCCAGGCTATGAAGTTCAATTGGTTGCGAGCGAGCCACTTGTCAAAGATCCAATCAACTTGGCCTTTGATACGACCGGCCGAGTCTGGGTTGTGGAAATGGGTGGCTACCCCGAAACCGAAGAAGACGGCCGGATCCGTATCTTGGAGGACCGAGATGGTGATGGCATTTTTGATCACGCCATAACCTTTCTTGATGGACTGAGCTTTCCAACCGGTGTGCTGCCATACAAAGACGGCGCATTGGTCTGCGCTGCCCCCCAAATCCTGTACGCTCGCGATACCAACGGCGATGGTCAAGCAGACCATACGGAAACGCTTTACGATAATTTTCGCCTCGCCAATCCACAACACCGCGTCGGTGGATTTTCCTACGGTCTCGATCACAGCTACCACCTCTCGGCAGGTGACAACCTTGGCGAACTATCCAGTCATATCACCGGCAAAACCATCAACGCCTCAGGGCATGACATCAAGATTTTTCCCGATACCGGAAATATCGAAACGACCAGCGGACGTACCCAGTACATCCGAAGCCGTGATGACTGGGGGCATTGGTTTGGGAATCATAATTCCAATCCCATGTACCATTATCCGATCGAAGATGCCGACCTAAGCCGCAACTTAAACGCATCATTTGGCCAGGGGACGCATTCCCTTTTTACTCCCGCGATTGCACCGCCAGTCTTTCCACGATCATCAGCCGAAGAACGTTTCAACGATCTATTTGCGGCGAATCGATTCACCTCGGCGTGTAGCAGCATCGTCGCACAGTCGCCCGCCTTCGATTCATCCGGCAACCCATCAATCTTTGTCTGTGAACCTGTACACAATTTGGTTCATCGTTCCGAACTCGTTGTTCAGGGCCCAACCTTCAAAGCACGACGTTCGCCTGGTGAACAGCAGTCGGAATTCCTTTCATCGACAGATCCATGGTTTCGCCCAGTAAGAGTCACCGTTGGGCCCGATGGCATGCTGTGGGTCGTGGATATGTACCGCGCCGTGATTGAGCATCCCGAATGGATACCTGACTCATGGCAAGCGAGCCTGAACGTGCGTGCTGGTGACGACTGCGGCCGAATCTACCGAATCGTTCCGAAGGCAACACCGAATTCCTCGAAACGCTCGATAACGACCTCGCGGCAGATCCCAAACTCCATCGACGAATTGATCCAGTGCTTGCGTTCTCCCGTTGGACCTAGACGTGATCTAGCCCAGCAAAAGCTGATTGAATTGGCAAGCAACAAACGCCAGGCCGATAGCTGCATCGAACAGCTCAAAGCATCCTTCGACGCCCCAAATTCAACTTCCCATTCCAAACTTCATTCGCTTTGGATTTTGCTGCACCTGGACGCACTGCCTGAAGGGTTCCTTCAAAGCACACTAGCTGACACCGATCCCCAACTCAGGTCTGCATCCATACGCGTCTTGCGAGCATCGATCGCCAAAAGCCCAAATACCGCATCTCCTTACCATGATGCTCTCTCAAAACTTGTTCAAGATGAATCGCTTGACGTTGCCCTGCAAGCGGTGCTGGCGATTGGCGACTTGAAAGATAAAGACACCCAGGCGAACGCTCTTACACTCGCCGCCCAACGCACCGACTTGGATGATTGGCTCGTGACCGCGATCGCTAGTTCAGCAAACCATGTATCCCCCACGGTACTGGAAAACGTGCTTCAATCGATCATTCAAAAGATTGTCACCGTCAGCCAACCGCGTCTTAGTCTCATAGAACAACTGATTGAGATGCGATCTGAAATCAGTGAAGATTCCGCTACCTTGATTACTCAAGTCCTTGCCGAATCGACGCTTGATTTGAAGGTGCGATTCCGTCTGGCTGACTCTTTAATCAACAAGTCGCAGTCACAGCGATCGACGATCAGTCAGGCGATAATAAAGCTGCAATCGCAAGCCCAATCGATTGCGACCGACCGTAGCCGTGATGACAACTTGCGATGTGATGCGATCCGGCTGCTCGATGAATCCAAGCAAACTCGCGCGAAGTTGCTTCAACTGATCTCGCTACATGAACCCTCCTCGGTTCAATGTGCCGCAATCAGTCAACTCGCCAAAAATCAAGATCCGTCGTCGCTCGATCTATTGTTCGACCAATTGGATTCAATGTCACTCGAAGTGCGCACCAATTTCTTGGCTCAAGTCTTGCAACACCGCAAAGGCCCCACACTCTTACTGGACGCTTTAGAATCCAAACGCATCTCGGTACACGACATCCCGCTGGCGTTCCAACAGCAATTGATCCAATCGGGAAGCAGATCGTCGAAAGTTCGAGCGTCTCGGTTGCTCGGAAATCCAGACTCGGCAAAACGCAAAGACGTCGTGCAAAGGTATCTCAAGGAAGTCTCGCAGACGGAAAAAAGAGCCGACCAGCTCGATGTAGGCAAGCAGCTGTTCAATCAACACTGTGCCGTCTGCCACCAACCCAAGAACGATCAACTGGCGATTGGGCCTAACCTCGCTAGCTTGTCTGACCGCAGTGCAA
- a CDS encoding sulfatase-like hydrolase/transferase translates to MTKALMAEQTKPNIVILLADDLGWNAVGYHNSQYITPNIDSIVQSGMELDQFYVAPMCSPTRAGLMTGRYPIRYGLARAVIPPYRDFGLATDETTLPEALGKEGYKHRGIFGKWHLGHRRAKWHPNARGFTHFHGHYNGAIDYFELSREDVRDWHDNYEASDEQGYATSLIAKDASDWIKTVAAEDEPYLCYIPFNAPHSPFQAPDEAIEKFASLKVPADRKEPTRRQIYAAMIWEMDKGIGQILDAIRQSGEEDNTIVWFLSDNGGVGNIRENNDPLRGSKLTVYEGGIRVPAAIKWPAKIAAGQKFDRTCGYIDIMPTLLDVSGADVGSSSNHPFDGVSLLHAMKDPNSTATPDPLDRPWFSYHGQGGEADEHLSVTAGGWKLKVNGPRLKSVDQLSDGTNRAELFHLEKDPYEKANLVKDHTDIRDQLGAMLVEYRSLQPERSVPEYSQGNKGFVPPPNWQLDPAFPNRLTGSHK, encoded by the coding sequence GTGACCAAAGCGCTGATGGCGGAACAGACGAAGCCGAACATCGTGATCCTGCTAGCTGACGACCTGGGCTGGAATGCCGTCGGCTATCACAACTCGCAGTACATCACACCGAACATCGACTCGATTGTTCAATCGGGGATGGAACTGGATCAGTTCTACGTCGCCCCGATGTGTTCGCCGACACGTGCTGGACTGATGACCGGTCGCTACCCGATCCGATACGGATTGGCTCGCGCGGTGATTCCACCTTATCGTGACTTTGGCTTGGCAACAGACGAAACAACTTTGCCGGAAGCACTCGGCAAAGAGGGCTATAAACATCGCGGCATCTTTGGCAAATGGCACCTCGGTCATCGCCGAGCCAAATGGCATCCCAATGCACGTGGCTTTACTCATTTCCATGGCCACTACAACGGCGCGATCGACTATTTCGAACTCTCGCGCGAAGACGTCCGTGACTGGCACGACAACTACGAAGCCTCCGATGAACAAGGTTACGCGACCAGCTTGATCGCAAAAGACGCATCTGACTGGATCAAGACGGTCGCAGCGGAAGACGAACCCTACCTCTGTTACATCCCATTTAACGCCCCACACTCGCCCTTCCAAGCACCTGACGAGGCGATCGAGAAATTTGCCTCGCTGAAAGTCCCCGCCGATCGAAAAGAACCGACCCGTCGACAAATCTATGCCGCAATGATTTGGGAAATGGATAAAGGGATTGGTCAAATCCTGGATGCCATTCGCCAATCGGGTGAAGAAGACAACACAATCGTTTGGTTCCTCAGCGATAACGGCGGTGTCGGAAACATCCGTGAGAACAACGATCCGCTTCGTGGAAGCAAACTAACCGTCTACGAAGGCGGCATTCGTGTTCCCGCGGCAATCAAATGGCCTGCAAAAATCGCCGCCGGTCAAAAGTTCGACCGAACCTGCGGCTACATCGACATCATGCCAACCTTGCTGGATGTGTCCGGAGCAGATGTTGGTAGCTCGTCGAACCATCCGTTCGACGGCGTCAGCTTGCTTCACGCGATGAAGGATCCAAATTCGACTGCGACACCCGATCCGCTTGACCGCCCTTGGTTCTCTTATCATGGTCAAGGAGGCGAGGCCGATGAGCACCTGTCCGTTACCGCCGGCGGCTGGAAACTGAAGGTCAACGGACCGCGTTTGAAGTCCGTCGACCAACTGAGCGATGGGACCAACCGGGCCGAATTATTCCATCTCGAGAAAGATCCCTACGAAAAAGCCAACTTGGTCAAAGACCATACAGACATTCGCGACCAACTAGGCGCGATGTTGGTAGAATATCGATCCCTGCAACCCGAACGAAGCGTACCTGAATATTCCCAAGGCAATAAAGGCTTCGTTCCCCCACCGAATTGGCAACTGGATCCTGCATTCCCCAACCGGTTGACCGGCTCCCACAAGTAA
- a CDS encoding peptidylprolyl isomerase gives MVQPLRPLAIKRTLAIVLGALLFANTAGQRLAHGEESNPVVAVVNADPITRQMLADATLERHGEQVLDNVIINRQLILEACNERGMQVSQAEVSEEIGRLATKFGFSVQDYLKLLQDEREIDPGRYGREIIWPMLALRKLVADQVEPTEEEFNRAFVAQYGEAVKCRMIMVGDQNKAQMLHREANANPDNFANLAKQNSDDEASASVGGLIHPIRRYMGDSRLEEAAFSLQAGEISPILQVGDQWMFVQVVRRIPATVPNAQAMPAIREQINDRIRDQKMKTAATELFAQLQRDANVVKVFGNPELEKQHPGIAAIVNNGRITIAQLAAECVKRHGKDVLDGEINRKLLTQALSKAKKQVSDADLNSEIERAAKSYGFIKADGSADLKSWIDSVTSDGETTYPLYVKDAVWPSVALKKLVEDRVQITEQDLEVGFESNFGPRVEVLACVLGDQRTAQKVWKMARDNPSEEFFGRLAEDYSVEPVSASNSGKVPPIRKYSGQPTIEDEAFDLKPGELSGVISVGDKYILLKCQGRTQPLVSDREAVRGELIRDLTERKYSVEMAKAFDKLKDTAEIENYFTAVKEIASAARANAAKR, from the coding sequence ATGGTCCAGCCTCTCCGGCCTCTCGCAATCAAGCGGACGCTTGCCATCGTTTTGGGCGCGTTACTGTTTGCTAACACCGCCGGCCAGCGTTTGGCTCACGGCGAAGAATCTAACCCTGTTGTTGCCGTCGTAAACGCGGATCCCATCACGCGGCAAATGTTGGCTGATGCCACTTTGGAGCGGCATGGCGAGCAGGTGTTGGACAATGTCATTATTAATCGCCAGCTGATTTTGGAAGCCTGCAACGAACGCGGCATGCAAGTCAGCCAGGCCGAAGTCAGCGAAGAAATCGGTCGCTTGGCGACCAAATTTGGTTTCAGCGTTCAAGACTACTTGAAGTTGTTGCAAGACGAACGTGAAATCGATCCAGGTCGATATGGCCGTGAAATCATCTGGCCGATGTTGGCTCTGCGAAAGTTGGTGGCCGACCAAGTCGAACCGACTGAAGAAGAGTTCAACCGTGCTTTCGTCGCTCAATATGGTGAAGCGGTGAAGTGCCGAATGATCATGGTCGGCGATCAAAACAAAGCTCAGATGCTGCATCGCGAAGCGAACGCCAATCCGGACAACTTCGCCAACCTTGCCAAGCAAAACAGTGACGATGAAGCCAGCGCCAGCGTCGGAGGATTGATTCATCCGATTCGTCGCTACATGGGTGATTCACGCCTCGAGGAAGCTGCATTCAGTTTGCAGGCCGGCGAGATCTCACCGATCTTGCAAGTCGGCGATCAATGGATGTTCGTCCAAGTTGTTCGACGTATTCCAGCGACCGTTCCAAACGCCCAAGCGATGCCGGCAATTCGTGAGCAAATCAATGATCGCATCCGCGATCAAAAGATGAAAACAGCCGCGACCGAGCTGTTTGCTCAGCTACAGCGAGATGCAAACGTAGTCAAAGTCTTCGGAAACCCCGAGCTTGAGAAACAACATCCGGGTATTGCGGCAATCGTCAACAACGGACGTATCACCATCGCTCAATTGGCTGCCGAGTGCGTTAAGCGACACGGCAAAGATGTTTTGGATGGAGAGATCAATCGTAAGTTGCTGACGCAAGCTTTGTCGAAAGCGAAGAAGCAAGTTTCCGATGCGGACCTCAACTCGGAAATCGAACGCGCCGCCAAAAGCTATGGCTTCATCAAGGCCGATGGTTCAGCGGATCTAAAATCGTGGATCGATTCGGTTACCAGCGATGGCGAAACGACCTACCCGCTGTATGTGAAAGATGCCGTTTGGCCAAGCGTGGCGCTGAAGAAGCTGGTCGAAGATCGCGTACAGATTACCGAACAAGACTTGGAAGTCGGTTTCGAAAGCAACTTTGGACCGCGCGTCGAAGTGCTTGCCTGCGTTTTGGGCGATCAACGCACCGCACAAAAGGTTTGGAAGATGGCACGTGACAATCCTTCCGAAGAATTCTTTGGTCGATTGGCCGAAGACTACAGCGTCGAACCCGTTTCGGCCAGCAACAGCGGAAAGGTGCCTCCGATCCGAAAGTACAGTGGTCAACCGACGATCGAAGATGAAGCGTTTGACCTGAAGCCGGGTGAGTTGAGTGGCGTTATCAGCGTTGGTGACAAGTACATCTTGCTGAAGTGCCAAGGTCGGACTCAGCCATTGGTCAGCGATCGCGAAGCCGTCCGAGGCGAATTGATCCGTGATCTGACCGAGCGAAAGTACTCTGTCGAAATGGCCAAAGCGTTTGACAAGTTGAAAGACACCGCCGAGATCGAAAACTACTTCACCGCGGTCAAGGAAATCGCTTCGGCAGCTCGTGCGAATGCGGCTAAACGCTAG
- a CDS encoding dihydrodipicolinate synthase family protein: MLKSEFDPAHLRTSVFAVPPLARNAEGEVCREENRKIIRFLEDGGVRSLLYGGNALFYHIRLSEFAATLSMLAEESADETTVVPSIGPAYGLACDQVDILREFEYSTAMLLPSRDIIDQQGCASGIRRLAERLGKPLVLYIKFDRWLEPSLVEALEKDGVISWIKYAVVLDDPSDDPYLKSLTDIFPSDRMVSGIGEQPAIVHLRDFGVTGFTSGCVCVAPNRSMEMMHAIHEGDFEKAEKIREWFLPLEDLRNQYSPIRVLHHAVAEAGIANTGPILPLVSDLDSGIVSKIKAAVAQMK; encoded by the coding sequence ATGCTTAAGTCCGAATTCGACCCCGCTCATCTCCGCACCAGTGTCTTTGCCGTTCCACCATTGGCTCGCAATGCCGAAGGCGAAGTCTGTCGAGAAGAAAATCGCAAGATCATCCGCTTCCTCGAAGACGGTGGAGTGCGTTCGTTGCTGTACGGAGGAAACGCGCTCTTTTATCACATTCGCCTAAGCGAGTTTGCTGCGACGCTTTCGATGCTGGCCGAAGAGTCTGCTGACGAAACCACTGTCGTCCCTTCGATCGGCCCCGCGTACGGACTCGCCTGCGATCAGGTCGATATCTTGCGCGAGTTCGAATACTCAACCGCGATGCTGCTGCCTTCCCGCGACATCATTGATCAACAAGGCTGTGCATCCGGCATTCGACGATTGGCCGAGCGTTTGGGTAAACCTTTGGTGTTGTACATCAAATTCGATCGTTGGCTGGAACCGTCACTGGTCGAAGCTCTTGAAAAAGATGGCGTGATTTCGTGGATCAAATATGCCGTCGTGCTGGACGACCCGTCTGACGATCCATACCTAAAATCACTGACCGATATCTTCCCGAGCGACCGAATGGTCAGCGGCATCGGGGAACAACCCGCCATCGTTCACCTCCGTGACTTCGGCGTCACCGGGTTCACCAGTGGATGCGTTTGTGTCGCTCCGAATCGCAGTATGGAAATGATGCACGCGATTCACGAAGGCGATTTCGAGAAGGCCGAAAAGATCCGCGAATGGTTCTTGCCACTGGAGGACCTTCGCAACCAATACAGCCCCATTCGCGTCTTGCATCACGCTGTTGCTGAAGCAGGTATCGCGAACACTGGCCCGATTCTTCCGTTGGTCAGCGATTTGGACTCAGGCATCGTCAGCAAAATCAAAGCTGCGGTTGCGCAAATGAAGTAA
- a CDS encoding SMP-30/gluconolactonase/LRE family protein, whose amino-acid sequence MLSFRWMRNLAAMQAIVLSACCVAQEPSDELSIKAVGEVELVQDGFTFTEGPAWEPKSKTLYFSDIPNTAVHRLRPDGTIDKFTDQSAHTNGILIAVDGNLRACQMDGQVVQYDYETAEATVLASKFGGRRFNAPNDLIVDSVGGIYFTDPLFSAPTPLPQTIQAVYYIAPEIAGERKVSRVSSDIKAPNGIGLSPKGDKLYVCPSAQSEMLVFDVLGPGKLSPAKTFCSLKQPDGKSGTGADGITLDVEGNVYITTDLGIQIYSPEGKLVGLVSIPQKPANVCFGGEDWKTMFVTARTGLYKVQMPIAGLH is encoded by the coding sequence ATGTTGTCGTTTCGATGGATGAGGAACTTGGCGGCGATGCAGGCGATTGTTTTGTCAGCTTGCTGTGTTGCTCAAGAACCAAGCGATGAGCTATCGATCAAAGCGGTCGGCGAAGTTGAATTGGTTCAAGACGGCTTCACGTTCACCGAAGGCCCGGCCTGGGAACCAAAATCGAAAACGCTGTACTTTTCAGATATTCCCAACACCGCCGTTCATCGCCTTCGTCCCGATGGAACGATCGACAAGTTCACCGATCAATCGGCCCATACCAATGGAATCCTGATCGCGGTGGACGGAAATCTGCGAGCCTGTCAAATGGACGGGCAAGTGGTTCAGTACGATTACGAGACCGCCGAAGCCACAGTGCTGGCATCGAAGTTTGGCGGACGGCGCTTCAACGCTCCCAACGACCTCATCGTCGATTCGGTAGGCGGCATCTATTTCACCGACCCATTGTTTAGCGCCCCCACACCGCTACCCCAAACGATCCAAGCGGTTTATTACATCGCTCCCGAAATCGCGGGAGAACGCAAAGTCTCACGTGTCAGCTCTGACATCAAGGCTCCCAACGGCATCGGGCTTTCACCCAAAGGCGACAAGCTTTACGTGTGCCCGAGCGCTCAATCGGAGATGTTGGTATTCGATGTACTCGGCCCGGGCAAACTCAGTCCGGCGAAAACGTTCTGCTCGCTGAAACAACCCGACGGCAAGTCAGGTACAGGAGCAGACGGGATCACGCTTGATGTCGAAGGCAACGTCTATATCACAACCGATTTGGGAATCCAAATCTATTCGCCCGAAGGCAAGTTGGTTGGATTGGTTTCGATCCCACAAAAGCCAGCCAACGTTTGCTTCGGTGGTGAAGACTGGAAAACCATGTTCGTCACCGCACGCACCGGCTTGTACAAGGTTCAAATGCCGATCGCTGGGCTGCACTAA